From Chryseobacterium salivictor, a single genomic window includes:
- the mraZ gene encoding division/cell wall cluster transcriptional repressor MraZ produces MKNFIGTYECRIDDKGRLKLPSSLVKQMGDFGGDSFVVKRAVFQPCLEVYPMQGWEQLMNKLNQLNRFIKKNADFIRMFTAGVKIVEPDNAGRLQISKDLTLFANLRKEIVITSAGELFEIWDKEAYEKVITTSEEDFAKLAEDVMGTISFDGEEP; encoded by the coding sequence ATGAAGAATTTCATCGGAACATATGAATGCAGAATAGACGACAAAGGTCGGCTGAAACTTCCTTCTTCTCTGGTAAAACAGATGGGGGACTTTGGCGGCGATTCCTTTGTGGTCAAACGCGCTGTATTTCAACCCTGTCTGGAAGTTTACCCGATGCAAGGCTGGGAACAACTGATGAACAAACTCAACCAACTCAACCGTTTCATTAAGAAAAACGCAGATTTTATCCGAATGTTTACAGCGGGAGTGAAAATCGTGGAGCCCGATAATGCGGGACGCTTACAAATTTCAAAAGACCTTACGCTCTTTGCGAACCTTCGGAAAGAAATCGTAATTACCAGTGCTGGCGAACTTTTTGAAATCTGGGATAAAGAAGCCTATGAAAAAGTAATCACCACTTCAGAAGAAGATTTCGCAAAATTGGCTGAAGACGTGATGGGAACGATCAGTTTCGACG
- a CDS encoding alpha/beta fold hydrolase: MIFKTKKDKKFAFIEAGDGDPVILLHGLMGGLSNFDDTVNYFSERGYTVFVPVLPIYDLPVLNTNLTTIAKYVAKFIEEKVGRAATIVGNSMGGHVGLILALARPDLVENLVLTGSSGLYEKSFGDSFPRKSDKDYIRKKTEEVFFDPKVATNDLVEEVFSVVNDRMKGIKTVMLARSAIKHNMLNDLPKIKIPVCLIWGKQDNVTPPDVAIDMHNALPNSDLYWIDQCGHAAMMERPKEFNDLLYSWLQKQKK; this comes from the coding sequence ATGATATTTAAAACTAAAAAGGACAAGAAGTTCGCTTTTATAGAAGCTGGAGATGGTGACCCTGTAATTTTATTACATGGTTTAATGGGTGGATTAAGTAATTTCGATGATACTGTTAATTACTTTTCAGAGAGAGGGTATACCGTTTTTGTTCCTGTACTTCCAATATATGATTTACCGGTTCTTAATACCAATCTTACAACCATCGCGAAATATGTGGCGAAATTCATTGAAGAAAAAGTGGGAAGAGCAGCAACAATAGTAGGAAACTCAATGGGTGGCCACGTCGGATTAATCCTTGCTTTGGCAAGACCTGATCTGGTTGAGAATCTTGTTCTTACCGGCAGTTCCGGTTTATACGAAAAATCTTTCGGAGACAGTTTCCCCAGAAAAAGCGACAAAGATTATATCAGAAAGAAAACTGAAGAAGTTTTTTTTGATCCAAAAGTTGCCACAAATGATTTGGTAGAAGAAGTTTTCTCTGTTGTGAACGACAGAATGAAAGGAATTAAAACGGTGATGTTGGCAAGAAGCGCCATTAAACATAATATGTTAAACGATTTGCCGAAAATTAAAATACCGGTGTGTTTGATTTGGGGAAAACAAGATAATGTAACCCCGCCGGATGTGGCAATAGATATGCATAATGCATTGCCCAATTCAGATTTATATTGGATTGATCAGTGTGGTCACGCCGCAATGATGGAAAGACCAAAAGAATTTAATGATCTGTTATATTCATGGTTACAGAAACAAAAAAAGTAG
- the yihA gene encoding ribosome biogenesis GTP-binding protein YihA/YsxC, which translates to MVIKTAEFVKSSDKWQDCPEPTMPEYAFIGRSNVGKSSLINALMNHKYLAKTSGTPGKTQLINHFVINESWFLTDLPGYGYARVSKSMRRDFEKLITNYILNRKNLVNLFILIDSRHTPQAIDIEFIEWCGENSIPFSIVFTKADKLKPTVIDKNVEHYKAELLKTWEDLPEVYVTSAEKKTGGEGILDFITKTNEFLMHNHVKF; encoded by the coding sequence ATGGTTATCAAAACAGCAGAATTTGTAAAAAGTAGTGATAAATGGCAGGATTGTCCAGAGCCGACCATGCCGGAATATGCATTTATTGGAAGATCAAATGTGGGCAAATCATCGCTGATCAATGCGCTGATGAATCATAAATATCTGGCAAAAACTTCGGGCACGCCGGGGAAAACGCAGCTTATTAATCATTTTGTTATCAATGAAAGCTGGTTTCTTACCGATCTCCCGGGTTATGGTTACGCACGGGTTTCCAAAAGCATGCGGCGCGATTTTGAAAAACTGATTACCAATTATATCCTGAATCGGAAAAATTTAGTTAATCTTTTTATTTTAATTGATTCCCGACACACGCCACAGGCTATCGACATTGAATTTATTGAATGGTGTGGAGAAAACTCAATCCCTTTTTCAATTGTTTTCACCAAAGCAGATAAGTTGAAACCTACCGTAATCGATAAAAACGTAGAGCATTATAAAGCAGAACTTTTGAAAACATGGGAAGATCTGCCGGAAGTTTATGTGACCTCTGCCGAGAAAAAAACGGGTGGTGAAGGAATACTGGACTTTATTACAAAAACAAATGAGTTCCTTATGCATAATCACGTTAAATTCTAG
- a CDS encoding GNAT family N-acetyltransferase — MEDFIWNIKTFDQLSTEELHRILKARIDVFVVEQNCPYPEVDGYDPQAIHLWVENKGEVAAYCRIFPPGIKYPESSIGRVLTSYKYRKMNLGKTLMRYATNTVEARFRKSSVRISAQDYLLDFYREFGFVHTGKSYLEDDIPHSEMLRA, encoded by the coding sequence ATGGAAGATTTCATTTGGAACATTAAGACTTTTGATCAACTTTCAACGGAGGAATTACATCGGATTTTAAAGGCCAGAATCGATGTATTTGTGGTAGAACAAAATTGTCCTTATCCTGAAGTTGACGGTTATGATCCGCAGGCCATTCATCTTTGGGTAGAAAATAAAGGGGAAGTTGCGGCCTACTGCAGGATTTTTCCGCCAGGAATAAAATATCCCGAAAGTTCCATAGGCAGGGTTTTAACAAGTTATAAATACCGCAAAATGAATCTGGGGAAAACGCTGATGAGGTATGCAACGAATACTGTTGAAGCGAGATTTAGAAAAAGTTCGGTGCGGATATCCGCCCAGGATTATCTTCTCGATTTTTATCGGGAATTTGGCTTTGTTCACACAGGTAAAAGCTATTTAGAAGATGATATTCCCCATTCTGAAATGCTGAGAGCTTAA
- a CDS encoding S46 family peptidase — translation MKRIFLLLTFMLSFLQLKADEGMWLLSMIKRLNGVDLKKDGLKLTPDEIYSVNNSSLKDAIVQFGGGCTAEMVSKEGLLFTNHHCGYGNIAALSTPEKDHLTNGFWAMKKSEELPSKGLSVRFMVRMDDVSKRINAKLNNSMSAEERKNIIDSEYKLIQAENSENGKYTVVVRDFYNGNEFYYFVYQDFKDVRLVGTPPNALGKFGGDTDNWEWPRHTVDFSVFRVYADANGNPAEYSPSNVPMKPKHALPISMKGYKPGDFAMILGYPGRTNRFLTSYGIEQMVTKDYPAWVEASKVAMDVMKKYMDKDQATKIDYASQYASVANYWKNRQGTIDAVIKNGTVAEKQALEQKFQTWALMPENIELYGGILQDIKSNYAQLSDRNVEGNYSSQLQRNAKYIRIAYQLGSLMNTYADQDAAGKAAMKTKVTDAIDRAYDKFNVQLEGDMLGAMVSLYQQRVNKGVGSATLFAADAKNLSNMAFSSIFATKESALNFVNNPDRLKIDADPLLKLANGFITDQKLNGEKFAKVDDAFAKNSRLFLDGLRKSQPETAFYPDANSTMRLTTGKVTTLPERADRNYAGIKQKNNYYTEINGMVAKHKKGDEEFELPQRFLDLVKKKDFGRYKDKKGFMPVNFLTDNDITGGNSGSPVLDGEGNLLGLAFDGNSEALSGDIIFDPKLQKTINVDVRMVLWTIEKYGNAGHLISEMTLVK, via the coding sequence ATGAAAAGAATTTTTTTATTACTCACGTTTATGTTGAGTTTCCTGCAGTTAAAAGCAGATGAGGGGATGTGGCTTTTGAGCATGATCAAAAGACTGAATGGAGTCGATCTTAAAAAAGACGGTTTAAAATTAACACCCGACGAAATCTACTCGGTAAACAATTCCAGTCTGAAAGATGCTATCGTTCAGTTCGGTGGCGGCTGTACTGCCGAAATGGTTTCTAAAGAAGGTTTGCTGTTTACCAATCACCACTGTGGTTACGGAAATATTGCGGCGCTTTCTACTCCGGAAAAAGACCATTTAACCAATGGTTTCTGGGCGATGAAAAAAAGTGAAGAACTTCCTTCAAAAGGGCTTTCGGTAAGATTTATGGTAAGAATGGATGATGTTTCTAAAAGAATCAATGCCAAACTTAATAACAGTATGTCTGCTGAAGAAAGAAAAAATATCATCGATTCAGAATATAAATTGATCCAGGCAGAAAACTCAGAAAACGGGAAATACACTGTTGTGGTAAGAGATTTCTATAACGGAAATGAATTCTATTATTTTGTTTATCAGGACTTCAAAGATGTTCGTTTGGTAGGAACTCCTCCAAATGCGTTGGGAAAATTCGGTGGCGATACCGATAACTGGGAGTGGCCAAGACATACTGTAGATTTTTCAGTATTCAGAGTATATGCTGACGCCAACGGTAATCCGGCAGAATATTCCCCGAGCAACGTTCCAATGAAACCAAAACATGCGCTTCCTATTTCAATGAAAGGCTATAAGCCTGGAGATTTTGCGATGATTTTAGGATATCCTGGGAGAACCAACAGGTTTTTAACTTCCTACGGTATCGAGCAAATGGTTACCAAAGATTATCCGGCTTGGGTAGAAGCGTCTAAAGTTGCCATGGATGTCATGAAAAAATATATGGACAAAGATCAGGCAACCAAAATTGATTATGCTTCTCAATATGCGTCCGTAGCCAATTACTGGAAAAACAGACAGGGAACAATCGATGCGGTAATCAAAAACGGAACGGTTGCAGAGAAACAGGCTTTAGAACAAAAATTCCAGACTTGGGCATTGATGCCGGAAAACATCGAATTGTACGGTGGGATTTTACAGGATATTAAATCAAACTATGCACAGCTTTCTGACCGTAATGTCGAAGGAAACTATTCTTCACAATTGCAGAGAAATGCAAAATATATCAGAATTGCTTACCAGTTAGGCTCACTTATGAATACGTATGCCGATCAGGACGCAGCCGGAAAAGCAGCCATGAAAACCAAAGTAACGGATGCGATTGACAGAGCTTATGATAAATTTAATGTGCAGCTGGAAGGCGATATGTTGGGCGCTATGGTAAGTCTTTACCAACAGAGAGTGAACAAAGGAGTAGGCTCTGCTACCTTATTTGCAGCTGATGCTAAAAATCTTTCCAACATGGCATTCTCTTCAATTTTTGCAACAAAAGAATCAGCCCTGAATTTTGTAAATAATCCAGACCGTTTAAAAATCGACGCGGATCCTTTATTGAAATTAGCCAACGGATTCATCACAGACCAAAAATTAAACGGAGAGAAATTTGCTAAAGTTGATGATGCTTTTGCAAAAAACAGCAGACTGTTTTTAGATGGTCTTAGAAAATCCCAGCCAGAAACCGCTTTCTATCCGGATGCGAACTCTACCATGAGATTAACTACCGGTAAGGTTACCACTCTGCCAGAAAGAGCAGACAGAAATTACGCAGGTATCAAACAGAAAAATAATTACTATACCGAAATTAACGGGATGGTTGCAAAGCATAAAAAAGGAGATGAGGAATTTGAATTACCTCAAAGATTCCTTGACTTAGTGAAGAAAAAAGACTTCGGTCGGTATAAAGATAAAAAAGGATTCATGCCTGTTAATTTCTTAACAGATAATGATATTACTGGAGGAAACTCTGGATCACCTGTACTTGATGGTGAAGGAAATCTTCTTGGTTTAGCATTCGACGGAAACAGCGAAGCATTAAGTGGAGATATTATTTTCGACCCAAAATTGCAGAAAACAATTAACGTAGATGTGAGAATGGTTCTTTGGACTATTGAAAAATACGGTAATGCAGGTCACTTAATCAGTGAAATGACTTTGGTAAAATAA
- a CDS encoding DUF3267 domain-containing protein, with product MDFDHFVKEKKTIDLAKANLEAIKYLLFFMAVFAIPFYFIWGFQLPKINTDYLIIKALTPLIVLLLGIVVHELIHGLFFALYASKGIKSIKFGILWKSLTPYCHCKEPLKIKHYIIALLAPLLILGIIPSIIGLAIGNGFLLILGIFFSSAAAGDLMIYFLIRKESPDDYVQDHPSEAGYYIFRKNKAKN from the coding sequence ATGGATTTTGATCATTTTGTAAAAGAGAAAAAAACAATAGATTTAGCAAAAGCAAACTTAGAAGCAATAAAATATCTTCTTTTTTTTATGGCGGTATTTGCCATTCCTTTTTATTTCATCTGGGGTTTCCAACTGCCAAAAATAAACACAGACTATTTAATAATTAAGGCTTTAACTCCTTTAATCGTTCTGCTTCTTGGTATTGTAGTGCACGAATTAATCCACGGGCTATTTTTCGCACTATATGCTTCCAAAGGAATTAAATCGATTAAGTTCGGGATTCTGTGGAAGTCGCTGACTCCGTATTGTCACTGCAAAGAACCTTTGAAAATAAAACACTACATCATTGCATTGCTTGCTCCATTGTTGATTTTAGGAATCATTCCCTCCATCATTGGTTTAGCAATCGGAAATGGTTTTCTCTTAATTTTAGGAATATTTTTTTCGTCGGCAGCAGCAGGAGATCTTATGATTTACTTTCTTATCAGAAAAGAAAGTCCCGATGATTATGTTCAGGATCATCCTTCGGAAGCGGGTTACTATATTTTCAGAAAAAACAAAGCGAAGAATTAA
- the msrA gene encoding peptide-methionine (S)-S-oxide reductase MsrA, whose product MKKLLILIISIFLISCNGQENKKLVTNNKKMDKQNLEYLTFGGGCFWCVESCFNLLKGVDKVISGYSGGHKENPTYEEVCTGETGHAEVVQIAYDPKIISYEQLMDVFFFLHDPTTLNRQGNDIGTQYRSVIFYKDDAEKAKAEQALKKSEASGKYSGKYVTEITKLEKFWPAEQYHQGYYEANPTQPYCSAVVGPKIAKFKKHYGDLGMLRPEVD is encoded by the coding sequence ATGAAAAAATTATTAATTCTTATTATCAGTATTTTTTTAATTTCCTGCAATGGTCAGGAAAATAAAAAGTTGGTTACAAATAACAAAAAAATGGACAAACAAAATTTAGAATACCTCACTTTTGGTGGTGGATGCTTTTGGTGCGTTGAAAGTTGTTTCAATTTACTAAAAGGCGTAGATAAAGTAATTTCCGGTTACTCCGGCGGTCACAAAGAAAACCCGACCTATGAAGAAGTTTGTACCGGAGAAACCGGCCATGCAGAAGTAGTGCAGATTGCTTATGATCCAAAAATAATCTCTTATGAACAGTTAATGGACGTTTTCTTTTTCCTGCACGATCCCACTACTTTGAACAGACAGGGAAATGATATAGGAACCCAGTACCGCTCCGTGATTTTCTATAAAGACGACGCCGAGAAAGCTAAAGCCGAACAAGCCCTGAAAAAATCTGAAGCTTCCGGAAAATACAGCGGAAAATACGTAACAGAGATCACGAAACTTGAAAAATTCTGGCCTGCGGAACAATACCATCAGGGCTATTATGAAGCGAATCCTACGCAACCTTATTGCAGCGCGGTCGTAGGACCGAAGATTGCCAAATTCAAAAAACATTATGGCGATCTGGGAATGCTGAGACCCGAAGTTGACTAA
- a CDS encoding ROK family protein, translating into MALIDLSKQVALGVDIGGTNTKYGLVNHRGEILEKGSLKTEEYPDVEDFINALYDKVSPLIMKHCGQRQFDGIGVGAPNANYYTGTIEQAPNLHWKGIVPFAKMMTDKFDVPCKMTNDANAAALGEMMFGAARGMKDFIMMTLGTGVGSGIISNGKLIYGHDGFAGELGHTIVKPGGRKHWSTGSEGSLEAYASATGITITAKKMRAEFPNSMLNDYPEEEVNSKVVFECATKGDPVAIEVFRYTGQKLGEALANFVMFSSPEAILLFGGVIKAGDFIMKPTKLHMERNLFPIFRNKVKLVFSELDEADAAILGASALVWEK; encoded by the coding sequence ATGGCATTAATAGATCTATCCAAGCAAGTCGCACTCGGCGTTGATATTGGCGGAACCAATACAAAATACGGACTCGTCAATCACCGGGGCGAAATTTTAGAAAAAGGAAGCCTTAAAACGGAGGAATATCCCGATGTAGAGGATTTTATAAATGCCTTATATGATAAAGTTTCCCCTTTAATAATGAAGCATTGCGGACAAAGACAATTCGATGGAATCGGAGTGGGCGCGCCCAATGCCAATTATTACACCGGAACCATCGAACAGGCTCCAAATCTGCACTGGAAAGGAATTGTCCCTTTTGCAAAGATGATGACCGATAAATTTGACGTTCCCTGTAAAATGACCAATGATGCCAATGCTGCCGCCTTAGGTGAAATGATGTTTGGTGCGGCTCGGGGAATGAAAGATTTTATCATGATGACCTTGGGAACGGGTGTGGGAAGCGGAATTATTTCGAACGGGAAATTAATTTACGGACACGACGGTTTCGCCGGAGAACTGGGCCATACCATTGTAAAACCAGGTGGCAGAAAACACTGGAGCACTGGTTCCGAAGGTTCACTGGAAGCGTATGCTTCTGCAACCGGAATCACCATTACCGCTAAAAAAATGCGCGCAGAATTCCCTAATTCGATGCTCAACGATTATCCGGAAGAAGAAGTGAATTCTAAAGTTGTTTTTGAATGCGCCACAAAAGGAGATCCGGTAGCCATTGAAGTTTTCCGTTATACCGGGCAGAAACTAGGCGAAGCGCTGGCTAATTTCGTGATGTTTTCTTCACCTGAAGCGATTTTACTTTTTGGCGGCGTCATCAAAGCTGGTGATTTTATTATGAAACCTACAAAACTGCACATGGAAAGGAATCTGTTCCCCATTTTCAGAAATAAAGTAAAATTGGTTTTCAGTGAGTTGGATGAAGCCGATGCTGCCATTTTGGGCGCAAGTGCATTGGTTTGGGAGAAGTGA
- the secA gene encoding preprotein translocase subunit SecA, with the protein MGFIDNVLKGFLGDKNVTDLKEVKKVLNKIKAAEPKIQELTDDGLRAKTAEFKEKLKTATAGFTTQIEETKEQIKNSTNVDEKESLFSKIETLKKDSYQVEEKILNEILPEAFALIKETARRLAQNGEIRVTATDLDREFAATKDFVDLDGDTAVWKNHWDAAGTPIVWDMVHYDVQFIGGVVLHSGKIAEMATGEGKTLVGTLPIYLNALPGRGVHVVTVNDYLAKRDSLWMGPLYQFHGMTIDCIDNHQPNSDARRKAYQSSITYGTNNEFGFDYLRDNMVTSPSELVQGELNFAIVDEVDSVLVDDARTPLIISGPVPQGDRQEFDTLKPSVDRIVEIQKKTVSAIFHEAKKLIANGNTKEGGFKLLQAYRGLPKNRQLIKYLSESGHKALLQKVEGQYMQDNNKDMPIVDKDLYFVIDEKNNQIDLTDKGVEYMSAGNEDKDFFVLNDIGTEIAEIEAKNLSKEEEFEAKEKVFSEFAVKSERVHTLSQLLKAYTLFEKDDEYVVIDGEVKIVDEQTGRIMEGRRYSDGLHQAIEAKENVKIEAATQTFATITLQNYFRMYNKLAGMTGTAETEAGELWEIYKLDVVVIPTNRPIQRDDRQDLVYKTNREKYNAVIEEVEKLTAAGRPVLVGTTSVEISQLLSKALQLRKIQHNVLNAKLHAREAEIVAMAGGPGVVTIATNMAGRGTDIKLQGEVKKNGGLAIIGTERHDSRRVDRQLRGRAGRQGDPGSSQFYVSLEDNLMRLFGSERIAKMMDRMGHKEGEVIQHGMISKSIERAQKKVEENNFGIRKKLLEYDDVMNKQRDVIYKRRKNALFGDHLKYDISNMIYDVSQSIVTQGKLEGDYKEFEYEIIKYFTMETPVTESEFKTKQVPELTNILFKAATEDYQMKLNLLKEKSFPIIENVFQNQGSMFKMIQVPFTDGIKTMTIVTDLKEAHDTHCDSLINDFEKNISLAIIDENWKLHLREMDDLRRSSQGAVYEQKDPLVIYKQESFYLFTEMVERVNKEIVSFLYKGEIPA; encoded by the coding sequence ATGGGATTTATAGACAATGTTCTTAAAGGTTTTCTTGGTGACAAAAATGTGACCGACCTCAAGGAAGTAAAAAAAGTTTTAAATAAAATAAAAGCAGCAGAACCAAAAATTCAGGAATTAACCGATGATGGTTTACGAGCGAAAACTGCCGAATTTAAAGAAAAATTAAAAACTGCAACTGCTGGTTTTACCACGCAGATTGAGGAAACCAAAGAACAGATCAAGAATTCTACTAACGTTGATGAGAAAGAATCGCTTTTTTCCAAAATCGAAACTTTAAAGAAAGATTCTTATCAAGTCGAAGAAAAAATTCTTAACGAAATTCTTCCTGAAGCTTTTGCTCTTATCAAAGAAACTGCCCGCAGATTGGCCCAGAACGGAGAAATCCGCGTTACGGCAACCGATCTGGACCGGGAATTTGCAGCAACGAAAGATTTCGTTGATTTAGACGGCGACACCGCAGTCTGGAAAAACCATTGGGATGCCGCAGGAACTCCTATCGTTTGGGATATGGTTCACTACGATGTACAGTTCATCGGTGGAGTGGTACTGCACAGCGGTAAAATTGCGGAGATGGCCACCGGTGAAGGTAAAACCCTGGTGGGAACATTACCGATTTACCTGAATGCACTTCCCGGAAGAGGTGTTCACGTCGTTACCGTAAATGATTATTTGGCCAAACGTGACTCCCTTTGGATGGGTCCACTTTATCAGTTCCATGGAATGACCATCGACTGTATTGACAATCACCAGCCGAACTCAGACGCCAGAAGAAAAGCCTACCAATCAAGCATTACTTACGGAACCAATAACGAATTCGGTTTTGATTATCTGAGAGACAACATGGTAACTTCCCCTTCTGAACTGGTTCAGGGAGAATTAAACTTTGCCATTGTCGATGAGGTAGATTCAGTATTAGTAGATGATGCGAGAACACCATTAATTATTTCCGGTCCGGTTCCACAGGGAGACCGACAGGAATTTGATACTTTGAAACCGTCCGTTGACCGGATTGTTGAAATTCAGAAAAAAACGGTAAGCGCCATTTTCCATGAAGCGAAAAAGCTGATCGCTAACGGAAATACCAAAGAAGGAGGATTCAAACTTCTTCAGGCATACAGAGGTTTACCTAAAAACCGACAGTTGATTAAATATCTTTCGGAAAGCGGGCATAAAGCGCTTCTTCAAAAAGTTGAAGGACAATATATGCAGGACAATAACAAGGATATGCCGATTGTCGATAAAGATTTATACTTCGTCATCGACGAAAAAAACAATCAGATTGATCTTACTGATAAAGGCGTAGAATATATGTCTGCCGGAAATGAAGATAAAGATTTCTTCGTTTTGAATGATATCGGAACCGAGATTGCTGAAATCGAAGCAAAAAATTTAAGCAAAGAAGAAGAATTTGAGGCCAAAGAAAAAGTATTCAGTGAATTTGCGGTAAAATCAGAAAGAGTTCACACCTTAAGCCAGTTGCTGAAAGCGTATACCTTATTTGAAAAAGATGATGAATATGTGGTTATCGACGGTGAGGTGAAAATCGTAGATGAGCAAACCGGCCGTATTATGGAAGGAAGACGATATTCTGACGGACTTCACCAGGCGATTGAAGCGAAAGAAAATGTGAAAATTGAAGCCGCAACACAAACCTTCGCAACCATTACGCTACAGAATTATTTCCGTATGTACAATAAACTCGCAGGGATGACGGGTACAGCAGAAACTGAAGCAGGCGAACTTTGGGAAATTTACAAACTGGATGTAGTGGTAATCCCTACCAACAGACCCATTCAAAGAGATGACAGACAGGATTTGGTTTATAAAACAAACCGCGAAAAATACAACGCCGTAATTGAAGAAGTTGAAAAATTAACTGCCGCCGGAAGACCGGTTTTGGTGGGAACAACGTCCGTAGAAATTTCTCAGTTATTATCGAAAGCTTTACAGTTGAGAAAAATTCAGCATAATGTTTTGAATGCAAAACTTCACGCCAGAGAAGCAGAAATCGTTGCAATGGCAGGTGGTCCTGGTGTCGTAACTATCGCAACCAACATGGCAGGTAGAGGAACGGATATTAAATTGCAGGGCGAAGTCAAGAAAAATGGCGGTCTGGCAATTATCGGTACCGAAAGACATGACTCCAGACGTGTTGACAGACAGCTAAGAGGTCGTGCCGGAAGACAGGGAGATCCGGGAAGTTCCCAGTTCTATGTTTCACTGGAAGACAATTTGATGCGTCTTTTCGGTTCAGAAAGAATCGCGAAAATGATGGACAGAATGGGTCATAAAGAAGGGGAAGTAATTCAGCACGGAATGATTTCTAAATCCATCGAAAGAGCACAGAAAAAAGTAGAAGAAAATAACTTCGGTATCCGAAAAAAACTTCTGGAATATGACGACGTAATGAACAAACAGCGTGACGTCATCTACAAAAGAAGAAAGAACGCCTTATTCGGTGATCACCTGAAATATGACATTTCAAACATGATCTATGACGTATCGCAATCGATCGTTACCCAAGGAAAACTGGAAGGAGATTATAAAGAATTCGAATACGAAATCATTAAATATTTCACAATGGAAACTCCGGTTACCGAAAGTGAATTCAAAACGAAACAGGTTCCGGAATTGACCAATATTCTTTTCAAAGCGGCAACCGAAGATTACCAAATGAAGTTGAATCTGTTGAAAGAAAAATCATTCCCAATTATCGAGAATGTGTTCCAAAACCAGGGTTCAATGTTCAAAATGATTCAGGTTCCTTTCACCGATGGAATTAAAACAATGACCATTGTTACCGATTTGAAAGAAGCACATGATACCCATTGTGATTCTTTGATCAATGATTTCGAGAAGAATATTTCTCTAGCAATTATCGATGAAAACTGGAAATTACACTTGCGTGAAATGGATGATTTAAGACGTTCCTCACAAGGTGCGGTTTACGAACAGAAAGATCCTTTGGTGATTTACAAACAGGAATCTTTTTATCTTTTCACCGAAATGGTTGAAAGAGTCAACAAAGAAATCGTATCATTCTTATACAAAGGAGAAATCCCAGCTTAG
- a CDS encoding DUF2795 domain-containing protein, with translation MYWTLELASYLSDAPWPMTKAELIDYAIRTGAPMEVVENLQAIEDEGEIYDSIEEVWSDYPTDDDYLWNEDEY, from the coding sequence ATGTATTGGACATTAGAATTAGCTTCTTATTTAAGCGACGCACCTTGGCCTATGACAAAGGCGGAACTTATTGATTATGCAATTAGAACAGGTGCACCAATGGAAGTGGTAGAAAATCTTCAGGCCATCGAAGATGAAGGGGAAATCTATGACTCGATTGAAGAGGTATGGAGCGATTATCCTACCGATGATGATTATCTTTGGAATGAAGATGAATATTAA